The Lachnospiraceae bacterium oral taxon 500 genome window below encodes:
- a CDS encoding proline--tRNA ligase, whose amino-acid sequence MEKAKEKLVEEITARDVDFAQWYTDVVKKADLADYSSVKGCMIIKPYSYRIWELIQQQLDQRFKESGHQNVYLPMFIPESLLQKEKDHVAGFAPEVAWVTHGGSAPLAERLCVRPTSETLFCEFYAKDINSYRDLPKLYNQWCSVVRWEKTTRPFLRSAEFLWQEGHTAHATAEEAEQETIRMLNIYDEFFENVLAIPVMKGRKTEKEKFAGAKATYSIEALMHDGKALQGGTSHYFGDGFARAFGIQYTDANNQMQYVHQTSWGVSTRMIGALIMVHGDDNGLVLPPAIAPYQAVIVPIMQRKAGVLEKAQEVKTILQAAGIRVILEDSDKSPGWKFAEHEMRGVPVRLEIGPRDIENGQVVLVRRDNGEKMTVSLAELAERLSLLLAQIQKDMFNRAKEHLSAHISSAVTIEEFREQLEKKPGFIKAMWCGRRECEEKMKEQTGATSRNIPFNEEHLADTCICCGQPAKHMVYWGKAY is encoded by the coding sequence ATGGAAAAAGCAAAGGAAAAATTGGTAGAGGAAATTACCGCCAGAGACGTTGATTTCGCACAATGGTATACGGATGTAGTCAAAAAAGCCGATTTGGCGGACTATTCATCGGTTAAGGGCTGTATGATTATTAAGCCTTACAGTTACCGCATTTGGGAATTGATTCAGCAGCAGCTGGACCAGCGGTTTAAGGAATCAGGGCATCAAAACGTATATTTGCCGATGTTTATTCCGGAAAGTCTGCTCCAAAAAGAAAAAGACCATGTTGCCGGTTTTGCACCGGAAGTGGCCTGGGTAACGCATGGCGGCTCAGCGCCTTTAGCTGAAAGATTGTGCGTCCGTCCGACTTCGGAGACCCTGTTTTGTGAGTTTTATGCCAAGGATATCAATTCTTATCGGGATTTACCGAAGCTTTACAATCAATGGTGTTCGGTGGTGCGCTGGGAAAAAACAACCCGTCCGTTTTTAAGGTCGGCGGAGTTTTTGTGGCAGGAAGGGCATACTGCTCATGCGACTGCCGAGGAAGCGGAGCAGGAAACCATTCGTATGCTCAATATTTATGACGAGTTTTTTGAAAATGTACTGGCGATTCCGGTGATGAAAGGCCGCAAGACAGAAAAAGAAAAGTTTGCCGGCGCGAAGGCGACATACAGTATTGAAGCCTTGATGCATGACGGCAAGGCTTTGCAGGGCGGAACCAGCCATTATTTCGGCGACGGCTTTGCCAGAGCATTCGGAATCCAGTATACCGATGCCAACAATCAGATGCAGTATGTGCATCAAACTTCATGGGGCGTGTCAACTCGAATGATTGGCGCTTTGATTATGGTACACGGCGATGATAATGGTTTGGTTCTGCCGCCGGCAATTGCGCCTTATCAGGCGGTAATCGTGCCGATTATGCAGCGCAAGGCCGGAGTTTTGGAAAAAGCTCAGGAAGTAAAAACGATCCTGCAGGCAGCCGGAATTCGGGTTATTTTAGAGGACAGCGATAAGAGTCCGGGTTGGAAGTTTGCCGAGCATGAGATGCGCGGAGTACCGGTTCGGCTGGAGATTGGGCCGCGCGATATTGAAAACGGTCAGGTTGTCCTGGTGCGGCGGGATAACGGTGAGAAAATGACGGTTAGCTTAGCAGAACTGGCCGAAAGATTGTCGCTGCTGCTGGCGCAGATTCAAAAAGATATGTTCAACCGGGCGAAGGAGCATTTAAGCGCTCATATTTCTTCGGCTGTGACCATAGAAGAGTTCCGTGAGCAGTTAGAAAAGAAGCCGGGCTTTATCAAGGCAATGTGGTGCGGCCGGCGGGAATGTGAGGAAAAGATGAAAGAGCAGACCGGAGCAACTTCTCGAAACATTCCTTTTAACGAGGAACATTTGGCCGATACCTGTATTTGCTGCGGCCAGCCCGCCAAACATATGGTTTACTGGGGAAAAGCGTATTAG
- the mfd gene encoding transcription-repair coupling factor: MPSAAVHSAESLWHLRCCAEKLNIQLNEGVNRMDLLLKPLNDLEAFRLLKNKIEKQEGPLAVNGITDEQKVHLAYALTAGGKRQKLIVTYNELQVRQLAESFAFYEKEVWQYPAKDFIFYQADVRSQDIVRLRLAVLQKLLEGEDITVICSIEALKDALLPKAVFAAARIPLERGGQMAQPVLTEKLVNMGYERVPLIEGRGQFALRGGIVDIFPPFGEFAVRIEFFDDEIDSLRLINPDTQRSVREIESLEIFPNREIVLEPGMAKKAVERLRRDYKATAQKLKDNAEALAQLDKTVAALADKMENNGSFAGIESNLNYYFTETADLLDYFTEPLIILDEPLKVLEGVRTLETEYRESLENRFFKGHLLLEQKNSGLDYKKLIFRLAGKESLLLSSLYQAGKEIPYRAEVQISGSSAHLYHHDFEAMAKDLAYYVKQQYRIVVLTATGAMLSSLQELLENHGLPVFLAGESGETVAGKIALAVGGLRQGFIYPEIRFAVFAEAEARSSRRKKKAGSKTAGQRLQSFYDLKAGDYVVHESHGVGIFAGVETIETDGMARDFIKIKYQGDGVLFIPTTQLDRIQKYIGGEGAAPKLNKLGGQEWKRTVSKAKKAIDEMVADLIQLYSHREQAKGFSFSPDSVWQQEFEELFPYEETEDQLTAIADVKADMCSAKVMDRLVCGDVGYGKTEVALRGAFKAIQDGKQVAYLVPTTILAQQHYNNFVQRFKDFPVRIGILSRFSTPKEMKQTLADLERGLIDMVVGTHRLLSKDVSFKELGLLIIDEEQRFGVKHKEKIKQLKENIDVLTLTATPIPRTLHMSLIGIRDMSVLEEPPHERQPIQTYVLEHDEGLIRDAIYREINRNGQIYYVYNRVRNIEEVTGRLQALVPEASIAYAHGQMSEHELESIMLSFIRGEIDVLVATTIIETGLDIPNVNTIIIQDADKMGLSQLYQLRGRVGRSSRVAYAYLTYKRDKILQEVAEKRLKAIREFTEFGSGFRIAMRDLEIRGAGNVLGTSQSGHMDAIGYELYTKLVAGSISAKTSRTEAADDFETSIELKIDAYIPPEYINQEEEKLASYKKIASIRGEADYLDILDELIDRYGEPPKSVQNLLTIGLIKGLAHELEITSIQMRNAEVELTVLPNARFDGSKLLPFLEERKKEIRFQTKGSSAFLLRIPTPAQMLDQIKFVLQDLKKLRLS, encoded by the coding sequence ATGCCATCGGCAGCGGTTCATTCTGCGGAAAGTCTTTGGCACCTTCGGTGCTGTGCGGAAAAGTTGAACATACAACTAAATGAAGGAGTAAATCGCATGGATTTATTATTAAAGCCTCTAAATGATTTAGAGGCTTTTCGGCTGTTAAAAAATAAGATAGAAAAGCAGGAAGGACCTTTGGCGGTAAATGGCATTACCGATGAGCAAAAGGTTCACTTGGCGTATGCGCTGACTGCCGGTGGGAAACGGCAGAAGCTGATAGTAACCTATAATGAGCTGCAGGTGCGGCAACTGGCGGAAAGTTTTGCTTTTTATGAAAAAGAGGTTTGGCAGTATCCGGCAAAGGATTTTATCTTTTATCAGGCTGATGTTCGCAGTCAGGACATTGTCCGGCTGCGGCTGGCGGTGCTGCAAAAGCTCCTGGAGGGTGAGGATATCACGGTTATTTGCAGCATTGAAGCCTTAAAGGATGCGCTGCTGCCGAAAGCCGTTTTTGCTGCTGCCCGTATCCCGCTGGAACGGGGCGGACAAATGGCGCAGCCGGTTTTGACGGAAAAGCTGGTTAATATGGGCTATGAGCGCGTACCGCTGATAGAGGGGCGGGGTCAGTTTGCGCTCCGGGGCGGAATCGTCGATATTTTTCCGCCGTTTGGCGAGTTTGCTGTCCGGATTGAGTTTTTTGACGATGAAATTGATTCGCTGCGGCTGATTAATCCGGATACCCAGCGCTCAGTCAGGGAGATTGAAAGTCTTGAAATTTTCCCGAATCGGGAGATTGTGTTAGAGCCGGGCATGGCCAAAAAAGCGGTCGAACGGCTGCGCCGCGATTACAAGGCGACCGCGCAAAAACTCAAGGACAATGCCGAAGCCTTAGCGCAGCTGGATAAAACGGTGGCTGCGCTGGCTGATAAAATGGAAAATAACGGCAGCTTTGCCGGAATTGAAAGCAATTTGAATTATTATTTTACGGAAACAGCGGATTTGCTGGATTACTTTACCGAGCCGCTGATTATTTTGGACGAGCCGCTGAAAGTTTTGGAAGGGGTTCGGACGCTGGAAACGGAATATCGGGAAAGTCTGGAAAATCGTTTTTTCAAGGGACATCTCTTGCTGGAGCAAAAAAACAGCGGACTGGATTATAAGAAGCTGATTTTTCGGCTGGCCGGTAAGGAAAGCCTTTTACTTAGCAGTCTGTATCAGGCAGGTAAGGAGATTCCCTATCGGGCGGAAGTGCAAATCAGCGGCAGCAGTGCGCATTTGTACCATCATGATTTTGAAGCGATGGCCAAGGATTTGGCTTATTATGTTAAGCAGCAGTACCGGATTGTGGTATTGACCGCGACCGGTGCCATGCTGTCAAGTTTGCAGGAGCTTTTGGAAAATCACGGTCTGCCGGTCTTTTTGGCCGGAGAAAGCGGGGAAACGGTTGCCGGTAAGATTGCACTGGCGGTGGGCGGTTTGCGCCAGGGCTTTATTTATCCGGAAATCCGGTTTGCCGTTTTTGCCGAAGCCGAAGCCAGAAGCAGCCGCCGGAAGAAAAAAGCAGGTTCTAAGACCGCCGGTCAGCGGCTGCAAAGTTTTTACGACTTAAAAGCAGGCGATTATGTCGTGCATGAAAGTCACGGCGTCGGTATTTTTGCCGGTGTGGAAACGATTGAAACTGACGGTATGGCCCGGGATTTTATAAAAATCAAGTATCAGGGCGATGGGGTTTTATTTATTCCGACAACGCAGCTGGACCGGATTCAAAAATATATCGGCGGCGAGGGAGCTGCCCCGAAGCTGAATAAACTGGGCGGGCAGGAATGGAAACGAACGGTCAGCAAGGCCAAAAAGGCGATTGATGAAATGGTGGCCGATTTGATTCAGCTCTACTCGCACCGCGAGCAGGCCAAGGGCTTTTCGTTCAGTCCCGACAGTGTTTGGCAGCAGGAATTCGAGGAATTGTTTCCCTATGAAGAAACAGAAGATCAGTTGACGGCCATTGCCGATGTGAAAGCTGATATGTGCTCGGCCAAGGTCATGGATCGGCTGGTGTGCGGCGATGTTGGCTACGGCAAGACGGAAGTGGCTTTGCGCGGCGCGTTTAAGGCCATTCAGGACGGGAAACAAGTGGCTTATCTGGTGCCGACTACGATTTTGGCGCAGCAGCATTATAATAATTTTGTGCAGAGGTTCAAGGATTTTCCGGTTAGAATTGGGATTTTAAGCCGTTTTTCCACGCCTAAGGAAATGAAGCAAACCTTGGCAGACTTAGAGCGGGGGCTGATTGATATGGTGGTGGGTACCCATCGGCTGCTGTCTAAGGATGTCAGTTTCAAGGAACTGGGACTTTTAATTATTGATGAGGAGCAGCGCTTTGGGGTCAAGCATAAGGAGAAAATCAAGCAGCTGAAAGAAAATATTGACGTGCTGACGCTGACGGCCACGCCGATTCCGCGAACGCTTCATATGTCGCTGATTGGGATTCGGGATATGTCGGTGCTGGAAGAACCGCCACATGAGCGGCAGCCGATTCAAACCTATGTCTTGGAGCATGACGAAGGCTTGATTCGTGATGCAATCTACCGGGAAATCAACCGCAACGGCCAGATTTATTATGTGTATAACCGGGTGCGCAATATTGAAGAAGTAACCGGCCGCCTGCAGGCGCTGGTTCCGGAGGCTTCGATTGCCTACGCTCACGGCCAGATGTCGGAACATGAACTGGAAAGCATTATGCTGTCCTTTATCCGCGGAGAAATTGATGTTTTAGTCGCAACGACGATTATTGAAACGGGTCTGGATATTCCCAATGTCAATACGATTATTATTCAGGATGCCGATAAAATGGGGCTTAGTCAGCTGTATCAGCTGCGGGGGCGGGTTGGCCGTTCCTCGCGGGTGGCATATGCTTATTTAACCTATAAAAGAGATAAGATTTTGCAGGAAGTGGCGGAAAAACGGCTGAAAGCGATTCGGGAGTTTACCGAGTTCGGTTCCGGCTTTCGGATTGCCATGCGTGATTTGGAAATCCGGGGTGCGGGCAATGTCTTGGGTACCAGTCAAAGCGGACATATGGACGCGATTGGCTATGAGCTTTACACCAAGTTAGTGGCCGGCAGTATCAGCGCCAAAACCAGCCGAACAGAGGCGGCCGATGACTTTGAAACCAGCATTGAGCTGAAAATCGATGCCTATATTCCGCCGGAATATATTAACCAGGAAGAAGAAAAGCTGGCCAGTTACAAAAAAATTGCCTCCATTCGCGGAGAAGCCGATTATTTGGATATTTTGGATGAACTGATTGACCGTTACGGGGAACCGCCCAAGAGTGTTCAAAATCTTCTTACAATCGGTTTGATTAAAGGGCTGGCGCATGAACTGGAAATTACCTCCATTCAAATGCGAAATGCGGAAGTTGAATTAACCGTCCTGCCCAATGCCCGGTTCGACGGTAGTAAACTCCTGCCCTTTTTGGAAGAAAGAAAAAAAGAAATCCGCTTCCAAACCAAAGGCAGCTCCGCCTTCCTGCTCCGTATCCCCACCCCTGCCCAAATGCTCGATCAAATTAAATTTGTATTACAAGACCTAAAAAAATTGCGCTTATCCTAA
- a CDS encoding transglutaminase: protein MKGEMKMKKWIVLIGLVIIGLGLISSEVSAEGIRIDESQSSQGKVGVYFNTGTTKKIKLMVSKGTEKYSYNLQNLDRMVYFPLQMGNGNYSVKVYENTEGNKYRPLTGKDFNVTLSDPNSVYLQSVQEIDWDEQKKAIKISQKLIQDQEKELGRKLTEDEKTKVLYQYIIEKIVYDYEKIKRIDTSYIPNIDDTVTTQNGICYDYSSLFAAILREQGIPTKMIKGYSTYTTVYHAWNEVYVGGKWVIVDSTTDAYMFQNKAPYTFEKQLKDYNKAKEL, encoded by the coding sequence ATGAAAGGAGAAATGAAAATGAAAAAATGGATAGTGTTAATCGGCCTTGTGATTATCGGATTAGGCCTAATCAGCAGCGAAGTATCGGCCGAAGGGATCAGGATCGACGAAAGTCAGAGTTCACAGGGCAAGGTCGGGGTTTATTTTAATACCGGAACGACCAAGAAAATTAAACTGATGGTCAGCAAGGGAACGGAAAAATATTCCTATAACTTGCAGAATCTGGACAGAATGGTTTATTTTCCTCTGCAAATGGGCAACGGCAATTACAGCGTCAAGGTGTATGAGAACACGGAAGGCAATAAATATCGGCCTTTGACCGGCAAGGACTTTAATGTAACTCTGTCCGATCCGAACTCTGTTTATTTGCAGTCAGTGCAGGAAATTGACTGGGACGAGCAGAAAAAAGCAATTAAGATTTCACAGAAGCTGATTCAGGATCAGGAAAAAGAACTGGGGCGCAAACTGACCGAGGATGAAAAAACCAAGGTCTTATATCAATACATTATTGAAAAAATCGTGTATGATTATGAAAAGATTAAGCGGATTGATACATCGTATATCCCTAATATTGACGATACAGTCACGACCCAAAACGGCATTTGCTATGATTATTCCTCACTCTTTGCGGCGATATTGCGCGAGCAGGGGATTCCAACCAAGATGATTAAGGGCTATTCGACGTATACCACTGTCTATCACGCTTGGAACGAAGTGTATGTCGGGGGAAAATGGGTGATTGTTGACAGCACGACCGATGCCTACATGTTTCAGAACAAAGCGCCGTATACGTTTGAAAAGCAGTTAAAGGATTATAACAAAGCCAAAGAGTTATAA